The Saccopteryx leptura isolate mSacLep1 chromosome 2, mSacLep1_pri_phased_curated, whole genome shotgun sequence genome has a window encoding:
- the PABIR1 gene encoding PPP2R1A-PPP2R2A-interacting phosphatase regulator 1 — MAQEKMELDLELPPGTGGSQAEGGSSGGGGGLRRSNSAPLIHGLSDTSPVFQAEAPSARRNSTTFPNRHGLLLPASPVRMHSSRLHQIKQEEGMDLINRETVHEREVQNAMQISHSWEESFSLSDNDVEKSASPKRIDFIPVSPAPSPTRGIGKQCFSPSLQSFVSSNGLPPSPIPSPTTRFTTRRSQSPINCIRPSVLGPLKRKCEMETDYQPKRFFQGITNMLSSDVAQLSDPGVCVSSDNLDGNSSSAGSSCNSPAKVSTTTDSPVSPAQAASPFIPVDELSSK, encoded by the coding sequence ATGGCTCAGGAGAAGATGGAACTAGACCTGGAGCTGCCTCCGGGTACGGGCGGGAGCCAGGCGGAGGgcggcagcagcggcggcggcgggggcctCAGGAGGTCTAACAGCGCCCCCCTGATCCACGGCCTCAGTGACACTTCGCCGGTGTTCCAGGCCGAGGCGCCGAGCGCCAGGCGGAACAGCACAACGTTCCCGAACCGCCATGGCCTGCTGCTGCCAGCGTCCCCCGTCCGCATGCACAGCAGCCGCTTGCACCAGATCAAACAGGAGGAGGGCATGGACTTGATCAACCGAGAGACTGTCCACGAACGCGAGGTGCAGAACGCAATGCAGATAAGCCACTCCTGGGAAGAAAGTTTCAGCCTGAGTGACAACGATGTGGAGAAATCAGCCTCCCCGAAGCGCATCGATTTCATTCCGGTGTCACCAGCACCATCTCCAACCCGGGGAATTGGGAAGCAGTGTTTTTCACCATCCTTGCAAAGTTTTGTGAGTAGCAATGGATTGCCTCCAAGTCCTATTCCCAGCCCAACGACCCGATTTACTACTAGGAGAAGCCAGAGTCCAATTAATTGCATTAGACCAAGTGTTCTTGGACcattgaaaagaaaatgtgaaatggAAACTGATTATCAGCCAAAGAGATTTTTCCAGGGCATCACCAACATGCTTTCTTCTGACGTTGCACAGCTGTCAGATCCTGGTGTGTGTGTATCTTCCGATAATCTTGATGGAAACAGCAGCAGTGCTGGATCTTCTTGTAACTCACCAGCGAAAGTCAGCACTACCACCGACTCTCCGGTGTCACCTGCCCAAGCGGCCTCTCCATTTATTCCAGTAGATGAACTTTCATCTAAGTGA